In the Bacteroidia bacterium genome, one interval contains:
- a CDS encoding MoxR family ATPase — MKQIQEVAQQLRTQISKVIVGQEAAIDQMLVALFAGGHVLLQGVPGVAKTLSAKTLAYLIKSSFKRIQFTPDLMPSDIIGTRVFDLSKSQFYTQKGPIFANIILADEINRAPSKTQSALLEAMEERQVTIEGETFTFEEPFMILATQNPIEFEGTYGLPEAQLDRFMLKILIEYPQEQDELTILKRYNEGFTASKFAHYYQLEPILEPEQIVSMRETIQQIKVHEGILQYINQIVRSTRNNQNLFMGSSPRGGIALLLTSKTYAALQGRDYVTPDDVKQMALPVLRHRIILRPEAEIDGLKPDEVLQEIIQNTQVPR; from the coding sequence CCTATTTGCAGGAGGGCACGTGCTTTTACAAGGAGTTCCTGGGGTAGCTAAAACTCTTTCAGCAAAAACCTTAGCCTACTTGATAAAAAGTTCTTTTAAACGCATTCAATTCACTCCTGACCTTATGCCAAGCGATATTATAGGCACGCGCGTATTTGACCTTTCCAAATCGCAGTTCTACACTCAAAAAGGACCTATTTTTGCCAATATCATTTTGGCTGATGAAATTAACCGCGCACCTTCGAAAACTCAATCTGCTTTGTTAGAAGCAATGGAAGAACGCCAAGTAACTATTGAAGGCGAAACATTTACTTTTGAAGAGCCTTTTATGATTTTAGCTACTCAAAACCCAATTGAATTTGAAGGTACTTATGGTTTACCCGAAGCACAATTAGATCGTTTTATGCTCAAAATTTTGATAGAATATCCCCAAGAACAAGATGAGCTTACTATCTTAAAACGCTACAATGAAGGTTTTACCGCAAGTAAGTTTGCCCACTACTACCAACTTGAACCTATTCTGGAACCTGAACAGATAGTTAGCATGCGAGAAACTATTCAACAAATAAAAGTGCACGAAGGTATTCTACAATACATTAACCAAATTGTACGCAGCACAAGAAATAATCAAAATCTTTTTATGGGAAGTAGTCCAAGAGGGGGTATTGCTTTATTATTGACCTCAAAAACTTACGCTGCTTTACAAGGTAGAGATTATGTTACTCCTGATGATGTAAAACAAATGGCTTTGCCGGTGCTTAGACACCGCATCATTTTACGCCCCGAAGCAGAAATTGACGGTCTAAAGCCTGATGAAGTTCTACAAGAAATAATACAAAACACACAAGTGCCTCGCTGA